From the genome of Pseudomonas sp. AB6, one region includes:
- a CDS encoding hydroxymethylpyrimidine/phosphomethylpyrimidine kinase produces MTIYSSRPVVLCLSGHDPSGGAGMQADIEALLAQGCHAAPAITALTVQDTVNVTDFRVLDRDWVLAQANAVLNDSTVAAVKLGMLGSLEMVDTVVGLLEVHPHLPLVCDPVLRAGGGGRLGKDEVGYAMRERLLPLATIATPNLPEARILAELPEGTADECAEKLLPFCKHLLITGGHGDEDLIHNRLYIRGGRTLTFTCQRLPGSYHGSGCTLASALAGRLALGENLISAVQSALNYTWRTLRDAEQLGKGQFVPRRLPLDFCS; encoded by the coding sequence ATGACTATCTATAGCTCCCGCCCCGTTGTCCTTTGTCTCTCCGGCCACGACCCTAGTGGCGGCGCCGGCATGCAGGCCGATATTGAAGCCCTTCTCGCTCAAGGCTGCCACGCTGCACCGGCAATCACCGCCCTGACCGTACAAGACACCGTTAACGTGACCGATTTCCGGGTGCTGGACCGGGATTGGGTATTGGCGCAAGCCAATGCAGTGCTTAACGACTCCACGGTGGCCGCGGTCAAGTTGGGCATGCTCGGTTCGCTGGAAATGGTCGACACTGTCGTTGGCCTGCTGGAAGTTCATCCGCATCTGCCGTTGGTGTGCGATCCGGTTCTGCGGGCTGGTGGTGGGGGTCGCTTGGGCAAGGATGAAGTCGGTTATGCCATGCGAGAGCGTCTTCTGCCATTGGCAACCATTGCAACCCCTAATCTGCCCGAAGCACGCATCCTCGCCGAGCTGCCCGAAGGTACTGCGGACGAATGCGCTGAAAAGCTGCTGCCGTTCTGCAAGCATTTGCTGATTACCGGCGGCCACGGTGACGAAGACCTTATTCACAATCGCTTGTACATTCGTGGTGGCCGGACGCTTACGTTTACCTGCCAGCGTTTGCCTGGCAGTTATCACGGCTCTGGCTGCACGTTGGCCAGCGCTCTGGCTGGACGCTTGGCACTGGGGGAAAATTTGATCAGTGCGGTGCAATCGGCGCTCAACTACACGTGGCGTACGCTGCGAGACGCTGAACAGTTGGGTAAAGGGCAATTTGTTCCGCGCCGTTTACCACTGGATTTTTGCTCGTGA
- the thiE gene encoding thiamine phosphate synthase, protein MKLRGLYAVTDSQLLAGKFLSYVEAALEGGVTLLQYRDKSGDETRRLREADTLLRLCERYKTQLIINDDAELAARLGVGVHLGQTDGSLHTARALLRHKAIIGATCHGQLELAAQAKADGASYVAFGRFFNSNTKPGAPVADLDLLDQARARIHLPIAVIGGITLENAAPLVEHGADLLAVVHGLFGADSTQEVTRRAKAFNALFKHS, encoded by the coding sequence ATGAAATTACGTGGCTTGTATGCCGTTACTGATAGCCAACTGTTGGCTGGCAAGTTTTTGTCTTACGTCGAAGCCGCTCTCGAGGGTGGCGTAACCCTGCTGCAATACCGTGACAAAAGCGGTGACGAAACTCGCCGCCTGCGTGAAGCGGATACGCTTCTGCGTCTGTGCGAACGCTATAAGACTCAATTGATTATTAACGACGACGCAGAATTGGCGGCGCGTCTCGGCGTCGGCGTGCACCTTGGGCAGACCGATGGCTCGCTGCACACGGCTCGCGCACTGCTGCGGCATAAAGCGATCATCGGCGCGACGTGCCATGGCCAACTGGAACTGGCCGCTCAAGCCAAGGCCGATGGTGCGAGCTATGTCGCATTTGGACGCTTTTTCAACTCAAATACCAAGCCGGGTGCGCCGGTCGCCGATCTCGATTTGTTGGATCAGGCGCGTGCTCGCATTCACTTGCCGATTGCAGTGATTGGCGGCATCACGCTGGAAAATGCTGCGCCTCTGGTGGAGCATGGCGCCGATTTACTGGCCGTGGTTCACGGTTTATTCGGAGCTGACAGCACCCAAGAAGTCACCCGCCGCGCCAAGGCCTTTAACGCCTTGTTCAAACACAGCTAG
- a CDS encoding methylated-DNA--[protein]-cysteine S-methyltransferase produces MSQGYIAASPLGDIALRVEDDALTGVFFVGQKYYPDLVFTPDELSVPKVVSLAREQLDEFFKGERRVFNLPLVMRGTPFQRLVWQQLSLIPYGEIVSYGTLAKSMGLSSGHSRAVGTANGRNPISIIIPCHRVIGGGGGLTGYAGGVDRKQALLSLENMSGRLVGFEFELVSSNE; encoded by the coding sequence ATGAGTCAGGGCTATATAGCAGCGAGTCCGCTCGGCGATATCGCCCTGCGTGTGGAAGATGACGCATTGACCGGAGTTTTTTTCGTGGGTCAAAAATACTATCCCGATTTGGTATTCACGCCTGACGAGCTCTCAGTTCCAAAGGTCGTAAGCTTGGCGCGCGAGCAACTGGATGAGTTTTTCAAAGGCGAACGGCGGGTGTTCAATTTACCGCTGGTAATGCGCGGCACGCCGTTCCAACGCCTGGTCTGGCAGCAACTGTCGTTGATTCCGTATGGCGAGATTGTGTCTTACGGCACCCTGGCAAAGAGCATGGGGTTGAGCAGCGGACATTCGCGAGCAGTAGGCACTGCCAATGGCCGAAATCCGATATCGATCATTATTCCCTGCCACCGGGTCATCGGAGGCGGCGGTGGCCTTACAGGCTACGCGGGCGGGGTTGATCGCAAACAGGCGTTGCTGTCACTGGAAAACATGAGCGGCAGGCTCGTCGGATTTGAGTTCGAGCTGGTCAGTTCGAACGAGTAG
- a CDS encoding DNA-3-methyladenine glycosylase 2 family protein — protein MNTLDPRVCYAAFVARDRRFDGWFFMGVTSTGIYCRPICPARAPHAKNCSFYSSAAAAEHAGYRPCLRCRPELAPGHRVLDLSTGLAQAAARLIEEGFLSGKNLSALAGRVGITTRHLRRIFEAEFGVSMTAYTRTQRLLIAKRLLTDTQMSVTEVALAAGFGSVRRFNALFQSQYGLSPLRLRKMSRAPDSHVMKFELSYRPPFAWRGVLDFLAHRQIRGVEQVGEDRYTRIIAFEHAGRPLMGWISIEHAPLRHSLLVTASASLQYGIAPLLGRVRRIFDTDCRPDLIDAHLGALAADLPGMRVPGAVDGFEIAVRAIVGQQISVANARVVLGRIAERFGAKVPDAPFGLFSAFPAAGDIAQLSAEDLIATGLIRIRAEAIIAVAQAVASGRIILEPLVPLEETLTALRAIRGVGEWTVQYIAMRALGWPNAFPEGDAVLKKHLGYSAAALLNEHASQWAPWRAYATVHLWRQHEAAKS, from the coding sequence ATGAACACTCTTGATCCGCGGGTTTGCTATGCCGCCTTCGTCGCCCGAGACCGCCGCTTTGATGGTTGGTTTTTCATGGGGGTAACTTCGACGGGCATCTATTGCCGTCCCATATGCCCAGCGCGAGCGCCTCATGCCAAAAACTGCAGCTTCTACTCCAGCGCGGCCGCGGCAGAACATGCGGGCTATCGTCCGTGCTTGCGCTGCCGCCCGGAACTCGCGCCCGGTCATAGAGTGCTCGACCTCTCCACTGGATTGGCGCAAGCCGCCGCACGATTGATTGAAGAAGGTTTCCTTAGCGGCAAAAACCTTTCAGCACTGGCCGGCCGTGTGGGTATTACAACCCGACACCTGCGTCGGATTTTTGAAGCTGAGTTCGGTGTGTCGATGACCGCGTACACGCGCACCCAGCGTTTGTTAATTGCCAAGCGGCTGCTGACGGATACTCAGATGTCAGTGACTGAAGTGGCGTTAGCCGCAGGTTTTGGCAGCGTCAGACGTTTCAATGCGTTATTTCAGTCGCAATACGGGTTGAGTCCGTTACGGCTGAGAAAGATGAGTCGTGCGCCGGATTCACACGTGATGAAATTTGAGCTGTCCTATCGGCCTCCGTTTGCCTGGCGTGGGGTGCTCGACTTTCTTGCTCATCGTCAGATTCGTGGTGTCGAGCAGGTAGGTGAAGACCGCTACACGCGGATCATCGCGTTTGAGCACGCGGGACGGCCACTAATGGGATGGATCAGTATTGAGCATGCGCCGTTGCGGCATAGTTTGTTGGTGACTGCTTCGGCGTCTTTGCAATATGGGATTGCGCCGCTTCTGGGGCGTGTGCGCCGTATATTCGATACCGATTGTCGGCCCGATCTTATCGACGCTCACCTAGGTGCGTTGGCGGCGGATCTGCCGGGTATGCGCGTTCCGGGTGCAGTCGACGGATTTGAAATTGCGGTGCGCGCGATTGTCGGGCAGCAAATATCGGTGGCGAACGCCCGAGTGGTATTGGGTCGAATCGCCGAGCGGTTCGGCGCAAAAGTGCCGGATGCGCCGTTTGGTCTGTTCAGTGCATTCCCAGCGGCAGGCGACATTGCTCAACTGTCGGCCGAGGATTTGATCGCCACCGGGCTGATTCGTATCCGCGCTGAGGCCATCATTGCTGTCGCACAGGCAGTGGCGTCCGGTCGAATAATCCTCGAACCACTGGTTCCGCTGGAAGAAACACTGACTGCATTGCGCGCTATACGCGGCGTCGGCGAGTGGACCGTGCAATATATCGCCATGCGCGCGCTCGGTTGGCCCAACGCGTTCCCGGAAGGGGATGCGGTACTGAAAAAACACTTGGGCTATTCAGCGGCGGCACTCTTGAATGAACACGCCAGTCAGTGGGCACCGTGGCGCGCTTATGCCACCGTGCACCTGTGGCGACAACACGAGGCAGCGAAATCATGA
- the hemL gene encoding glutamate-1-semialdehyde 2,1-aminomutase — protein sequence MSRSEILFANAQKHIPGGVNSPVRAFKSVGGTPLFFKHAAGAYVTDEDDKRYVDYVGSWGPMILGHSHPEVLDAVRKQLEHGLSYGAPTALETEMADLVCTLVPSMEMVRMVSSGTEATMSAIRLARGFTGRDSIIKFEGCYHGHSDSLLVKAGSGALTQGVPSSAGVPAAFAKHTLTTAFNDIDAVAKMLDEVGNEVACIIVEPVAGNMNCVPPAPGFLEGLRTLCDHHGVVLIFDEVMTGFRVALGGAQAHYGVTPDLSTFGKIIGGGMPVGCFGGKREIMSHIAPLGPVYQAGTLSGNPLAMAAGLATLRLISRPGFHAELSAFTTRLLVGLQQCADAAGIPFVTTQAGGMFGLYFSGLPEIVTFNDVMTSDADRFKRFFHAMLDGGVYLAPSAFEAGFTSIAHGETELQLTLDAAAKAFAALK from the coding sequence ATGTCCCGTTCTGAAATCCTGTTTGCCAACGCTCAAAAACACATCCCTGGCGGCGTCAATTCGCCAGTTCGGGCTTTCAAAAGCGTGGGTGGCACGCCGCTGTTCTTTAAGCACGCGGCAGGTGCTTACGTCACTGATGAAGACGACAAGCGTTACGTGGATTACGTCGGTTCATGGGGACCGATGATTCTCGGCCACAGCCACCCGGAAGTCCTCGACGCCGTGCGTAAGCAGCTGGAACATGGTCTGTCGTATGGCGCGCCGACTGCGCTGGAAACCGAAATGGCCGACTTGGTCTGCACCCTTGTGCCATCGATGGAGATGGTGCGGATGGTCAGCTCCGGCACCGAAGCGACCATGAGTGCAATTCGCCTGGCCCGAGGCTTCACCGGCCGCGACAGCATTATTAAATTCGAAGGCTGCTACCACGGCCACTCCGACAGCCTGTTGGTAAAAGCCGGCTCCGGTGCGTTGACTCAAGGCGTGCCAAGTTCGGCAGGCGTCCCTGCCGCGTTTGCCAAACACACCTTGACCACCGCGTTCAACGACATTGATGCAGTCGCAAAAATGCTCGATGAAGTGGGAAACGAAGTGGCGTGCATCATTGTTGAGCCGGTTGCCGGCAACATGAACTGCGTGCCGCCAGCACCCGGTTTCCTGGAAGGCTTGCGCACGTTGTGTGACCACCACGGCGTGGTGTTGATTTTCGACGAAGTGATGACCGGTTTCCGTGTCGCATTGGGCGGCGCCCAGGCGCATTACGGTGTCACGCCAGATTTGAGCACGTTCGGCAAGATCATCGGCGGTGGTATGCCGGTCGGCTGTTTCGGCGGCAAACGCGAAATCATGTCGCACATCGCACCGCTAGGTCCGGTTTATCAGGCCGGTACATTATCAGGTAACCCATTGGCCATGGCCGCTGGCCTGGCTACTCTTCGCCTGATAAGCCGCCCCGGCTTTCATGCCGAGCTCAGCGCATTCACCACCCGCCTGCTCGTGGGCTTGCAACAATGCGCCGATGCTGCGGGCATTCCTTTCGTGACCACACAGGCCGGTGGCATGTTTGGCCTATATTTCAGCGGCCTTCCGGAGATCGTGACCTTCAACGACGTAATGACCAGCGACGCGGATCGCTTCAAGCGTTTCTTCCACGCGATGTTGGACGGTGGTGTGTACTTGGCACCGAGTGCTTTCGAGGCGGGCTTCACCTCAATCGCGCATGGCGAAACCGAACTGCAACTGACCCTCGATGCTGCGGCAAAGGCATTTGCCGCGCTGAAATAA
- a CDS encoding tetratricopeptide repeat protein gives MNRTGRTLALGCLMLLHPLLVNAGGNSLLIPAVGRCTLNTQPDNLPDALAACQKAAQAGDAQAQFELGQFYYNGKNAPRDLAQALNYFEKASLQGHAEAQYRLGLMFFHGEGVQANNIQAYIVLKMAAVNGSEDALDSADEVSAKMKRDELEVATQVLGQIFRNYLQELQTAEGRTPFAPLP, from the coding sequence ATGAACCGCACCGGCCGCACCCTTGCTTTGGGCTGCCTGATGCTTCTTCATCCCCTGCTGGTGAATGCAGGTGGCAACTCGTTGTTAATACCAGCGGTGGGTCGCTGCACCCTCAATACTCAGCCAGACAACCTGCCTGATGCATTGGCAGCCTGCCAAAAAGCTGCGCAAGCTGGGGACGCACAAGCACAATTCGAGTTGGGGCAGTTTTACTACAACGGTAAAAATGCGCCTCGCGACCTTGCCCAAGCGTTAAATTATTTCGAAAAGGCTTCGCTGCAAGGCCATGCTGAGGCTCAGTATCGTCTCGGTTTAATGTTTTTTCACGGCGAAGGCGTTCAAGCCAACAACATTCAGGCGTATATCGTGCTGAAGATGGCGGCCGTCAATGGCTCAGAAGACGCGCTGGACAGTGCAGATGAAGTGTCCGCGAAGATGAAGCGCGATGAGCTGGAAGTGGCGACCCAAGTGCTTGGGCAGATCTTCCGCAATTACCTGCAAGAGCTGCAAACGGCTGAAGGTCGTACCCCGTTCGCCCCGCTGCCTTAA
- a CDS encoding DUF1820 family protein, translating to MTKREAPIYKVIFLNQGQVFEMYAKQIYQSDLWGFLEVEEFVFGERTTVVVDPSEEKLKAQFEGVVRSFVPMHSIVRIDEVERVGTPKISEARGTSNVMPFPMPMPDK from the coding sequence ATGACCAAACGCGAAGCTCCAATTTATAAGGTGATTTTTCTCAACCAGGGCCAGGTGTTCGAAATGTACGCCAAGCAAATCTATCAGAGCGATCTGTGGGGTTTCCTTGAGGTGGAAGAATTCGTCTTCGGTGAGCGTACAACCGTGGTGGTGGACCCCAGCGAAGAAAAACTAAAAGCTCAGTTCGAAGGCGTAGTGCGCAGTTTTGTGCCAATGCACTCGATAGTGCGCATTGATGAAGTAGAGCGCGTCGGTACGCCGAAGATCAGCGAGGCCCGGGGCACCAGCAATGTAATGCCATTCCCGATGCCGATGCCGGATAAATAA
- the miaB gene encoding tRNA (N6-isopentenyl adenosine(37)-C2)-methylthiotransferase MiaB, translating into MAKKLYIETHGCQMNEYDSSRMVDLLGEHQALEVTARAEDADVILLNTCSIRERAQDRVYSQLGRWRELKLANPQMVIAVGGCVASQEGAAIRDRAPYVDVVFGPQTLHRLPDMINAARLTGLPQVDVSFPEIEKFDHLPEPRVDGPSAFVSVMEGCSKYCTFCVVPYTRGEEVSRPFDDVVSEVMHLAENGVREVTLLGQNVNGYRGTTHDGRLADLAELIRVVAAIDGIDRIRYTTSHPLEFSDSLILAHAEVPQLVKHLHLPVQSGSDRILSAMKRNHTALEYKSKLRKLRAAVPGISISSDFIVGFPGETEKDFEQTMKLIEDVNFDFSFSFVYSPRPGTPAADIKDETPEALKKERLAALQHRLNQQGYEISRQMVGSTQRILVTDYSKKDPGELQGRTENNRIVNFRCDNPKLIGQFADVHIDDAQPHSLRGSLLQ; encoded by the coding sequence ATGGCCAAGAAGCTTTATATCGAAACCCACGGTTGCCAAATGAACGAGTACGACAGCTCGCGCATGGTCGATCTGCTGGGCGAACATCAAGCCCTGGAAGTCACTGCTCGCGCAGAAGATGCCGACGTCATCCTGCTCAATACTTGCTCGATCCGCGAACGCGCCCAAGACCGGGTGTACTCTCAGCTGGGTCGCTGGCGTGAGCTGAAACTGGCGAACCCTCAGATGGTGATCGCCGTGGGCGGGTGCGTGGCAAGCCAGGAAGGTGCCGCGATTCGTGATCGTGCACCTTACGTCGACGTTGTCTTTGGCCCGCAAACCCTGCACCGCCTGCCAGATATGATTAACGCTGCGCGCCTCACTGGCCTACCGCAGGTCGATGTGTCGTTCCCGGAAATCGAGAAGTTCGACCACTTGCCTGAGCCTCGCGTCGATGGGCCGAGCGCTTTTGTGTCGGTGATGGAAGGTTGCAGCAAATACTGCACGTTTTGCGTTGTACCTTACACCCGCGGCGAAGAAGTCAGCCGACCGTTCGATGACGTCGTGAGCGAAGTCATGCACTTGGCAGAAAACGGCGTGCGTGAAGTAACGCTGCTGGGGCAGAACGTCAACGGCTATCGCGGTACGACTCATGACGGACGCTTGGCCGATCTGGCCGAGCTTATCCGCGTCGTAGCGGCCATCGACGGTATCGACCGCATTCGTTACACCACCTCGCACCCACTGGAGTTCTCCGACAGCCTGATCCTGGCCCATGCCGAAGTGCCACAGCTGGTGAAACACCTACACTTGCCAGTGCAATCAGGTTCCGACCGAATCCTCTCGGCCATGAAGCGCAACCATACCGCGCTCGAATATAAATCCAAGCTGCGCAAGTTGAGGGCCGCAGTTCCCGGCATCAGCATCAGCTCTGACTTCATCGTCGGCTTCCCTGGCGAGACTGAAAAAGACTTCGAACAGACCATGAAGCTGATCGAAGACGTCAATTTCGACTTCTCGTTCTCCTTCGTCTATAGCCCGCGCCCCGGCACGCCCGCGGCTGATATCAAAGACGAAACCCCTGAAGCCTTGAAAAAAGAGCGTCTAGCCGCCTTGCAGCATCGCTTGAATCAACAGGGCTATGAGATCAGTCGGCAGATGGTCGGCAGCACCCAGCGAATTCTGGTCACCGATTACTCGAAAAAAGACCCCGGCGAACTGCAAGGGCGCACCGAGAACAATCGCATCGTTAACTTTCGCTGCGATAATCCTAAGCTGATCGGCCAGTTCGCCGACGTACACATTGACGACGCTCAACCGCACTCGCTGCGCGGGTCTTTGCTGCAGTAA
- a CDS encoding PhoH family protein, protein MNAPIEPHRFILEPFEAHRFANLCGQFDEHLRLIEQRLDIEIRNRGNQFELIGEPRHTTSAENLLRRLYRETKGTELSPDMVHLFLQESGVEELDNHPAAEVGVALRTKKGMIRPRGLNQQRYVKEILANDINFGIGPAGTGKTYLAVACAVDALEREQIRHILLVRPAVEAGEKLGFLPGDLAQKIDPYLRPLYDALYEMLGFEYVAKLMERQVIEVAPLAYMRGRTLNNSFIILDESQNTTVEQMKMFLTRIGFGSTAVITGDITQVDLPKGTKSGLNHVMEVLKDVPGISFTHFKPKDVVRHPLVQRIVEAYERYENRANDETISSSSSRDNRRDG, encoded by the coding sequence TTGAACGCTCCCATCGAACCACATCGTTTTATCCTCGAACCTTTTGAGGCTCATCGATTCGCAAATCTGTGCGGGCAATTTGACGAGCATTTACGCTTGATTGAACAACGCCTGGACATCGAAATCCGCAACCGCGGTAATCAATTCGAACTGATTGGCGAACCCCGGCACACCACTTCGGCTGAAAATCTGCTACGACGCCTGTACCGGGAAACCAAGGGTACGGAGCTTTCACCTGACATGGTTCACCTGTTCCTTCAGGAATCGGGCGTCGAAGAACTGGACAACCACCCTGCTGCCGAAGTCGGCGTAGCGTTGCGCACCAAAAAGGGCATGATTCGCCCGCGCGGCCTGAATCAGCAGCGGTACGTCAAAGAAATCCTCGCCAACGACATCAACTTCGGTATTGGCCCTGCGGGCACCGGCAAGACCTACCTTGCGGTGGCCTGTGCGGTGGACGCGCTTGAGCGTGAACAGATTCGCCACATCCTGCTGGTACGTCCGGCGGTAGAAGCGGGCGAAAAGCTCGGTTTCCTGCCCGGCGATCTGGCTCAGAAAATCGACCCGTATTTGCGCCCACTGTACGACGCGCTGTACGAAATGCTCGGCTTCGAATACGTCGCAAAACTGATGGAGCGTCAAGTGATCGAGGTAGCCCCGCTGGCCTACATGCGCGGTCGGACCCTTAATAACAGCTTCATCATTCTTGACGAAAGCCAGAACACCACCGTCGAACAGATGAAGATGTTCCTGACCCGCATCGGCTTCGGCTCCACGGCCGTCATCACCGGTGACATCACCCAGGTCGATCTGCCCAAGGGCACCAAGTCTGGCCTGAACCATGTGATGGAAGTCCTCAAAGACGTGCCCGGCATTAGCTTCACGCACTTCAAGCCTAAGGACGTAGTGCGTCACCCGCTGGTGCAACGTATTGTCGAAGCCTACGAGCGGTACGAGAATCGCGCCAACGATGAAACCATCAGTTCGTCTTCCAGCAGGGATAACCGCCGCGATGGTTGA
- the ybeY gene encoding rRNA maturation RNase YbeY produces the protein MVELDLQLATEATVPTEAQFRQWCELALRQRTADSELTIRLVDDAEARELNNTWRHKDYATNVLSFPADVPDEFLDIPLLGDLVICVDVVAREATEQGKILDAHWAHLVIHGCLHLLGYDHIDDAEAEEMEALERTLLDELGYPDPYADDETADHHFLETTSKDHE, from the coding sequence ATGGTTGAGCTGGACTTGCAACTGGCGACCGAAGCGACAGTCCCTACCGAAGCCCAGTTCCGCCAATGGTGTGAACTGGCGCTGCGTCAACGTACTGCGGATTCGGAGCTGACCATTCGCCTGGTCGACGACGCTGAAGCCCGTGAACTTAATAACACGTGGCGGCACAAGGACTACGCGACCAACGTATTGTCCTTCCCCGCTGACGTGCCTGATGAGTTTCTCGATATTCCGCTGCTCGGCGACCTGGTGATTTGCGTTGACGTTGTAGCCCGCGAGGCCACGGAGCAAGGGAAGATTTTGGATGCGCATTGGGCGCATCTTGTTATTCACGGCTGCCTGCACTTGCTCGGTTACGACCATATCGATGATGCCGAAGCGGAAGAAATGGAAGCACTGGAACGCACGTTGCTTGATGAGCTGGGCTATCCCGACCCTTACGCCGACGACGAAACCGCTGACCATCATTTTTTAGAGACCACTAGCAAGGACCACGAGTAA
- a CDS encoding HlyC/CorC family transporter — protein sequence MSEDRSSNGQKSWLGKLTQAFAHEPKNRQELLELLREAHQNKLLDSEALAIVEGAIQVADLQVRDIMVPRSQMISIKATQNPREFLPAVIDSAHSRYPVIGESHDDVLGVLLAKDLLPLILKEDGDKGSIKNLLRPATFVPESKRLNVLLREFRANHNHMAIVIDEYGGVAGLVTIEDVLEQIVGDIEDEHDVEEDSYIKPLPSGDFLVKALTPIDSFNEFFDSEFSDDEFDTVGGLVMSAFGHLPKRNETTEIGAYRFRILNADSRRIHLLRLSPISRA from the coding sequence ATGAGCGAAGACCGATCGAGCAACGGGCAAAAGTCATGGCTGGGGAAACTCACCCAGGCCTTTGCCCACGAGCCGAAAAACCGCCAGGAGCTGCTTGAGCTGCTGCGCGAGGCCCATCAAAACAAGCTACTGGACAGCGAAGCGCTGGCCATCGTCGAGGGTGCCATTCAGGTGGCTGACCTCCAGGTACGGGACATCATGGTTCCGCGCTCGCAGATGATTAGCATCAAGGCCACACAAAACCCTCGCGAGTTCCTGCCTGCCGTCATCGACTCCGCGCATTCGCGCTATCCGGTGATTGGCGAGAGCCATGACGATGTTCTCGGCGTATTGCTGGCCAAGGATCTGCTACCGCTGATCCTCAAGGAAGACGGTGACAAGGGCAGCATCAAGAATCTGCTGCGTCCTGCCACCTTCGTACCTGAATCCAAGCGGTTAAACGTACTACTACGCGAGTTTCGCGCCAACCATAACCACATGGCCATCGTTATTGACGAATACGGCGGCGTGGCGGGTCTGGTGACTATCGAGGACGTGCTGGAACAGATCGTCGGCGATATCGAGGACGAGCATGACGTAGAGGAAGACAGCTACATCAAGCCGTTGCCCAGCGGCGACTTCCTGGTCAAAGCGCTGACCCCGATCGACAGTTTCAATGAGTTTTTCGACAGCGAGTTTTCAGATGATGAGTTCGATACCGTTGGCGGCCTGGTAATGAGTGCATTTGGGCACCTGCCCAAGCGCAACGAAACGACAGAAATTGGCGCGTACCGTTTCCGCATTCTTAATGCCGACAGCCGTCGCATTCACTTACTGCGCTTGAGCCCGATCTCGCGGGCCTAA